One window of the Trypanosoma brucei gambiense DAL972 chromosome 5, complete sequence genome contains the following:
- a CDS encoding elongation of very long chain fatty acids protein, putative has product MMDCRDASACQGVGSLCFFPYLNPLVSWHALVLGHLLYLFVVFVMRSIMRGRRALNMSRVLVVYNVLQICLSAAMAINLSPPLKNGVFNLSGKFCPDIEFWMFVHYCSKYIDMLDTVFILCKKKEDQLSFLHVYHHCTIGLIWGILLRNGLANGTAFFGTWINSFVHFLMYSHYLWTSLGYRNPFKFLLTKIQMLQFSLCILHAILVTLLDTQFTLGWNMLQLLYNASLLVLFINFYMNSRGKGCAIERKPQ; this is encoded by the coding sequence ATGATGGACTGCAGAGATGCTTCGGCATGTCAGGGGGTGGGttctctctgttttttcccATATCTTAATCCTTTGGTTTCATGGCACGCGTTAGTATTGGGACAtttactttatttgtttgtcgtGTTTGTCATGAGAAGTATTATGCGGGGCAGGCGCGCCTTAAACATGAGTAGGGTGTTGGTCGTTTACAACGTGCTCCAGATATGCCTATCGGCCGCAATGGCGATTAACCTGTCACCGCCTTTGAAAAATGGCGTCTTTAACCTGAGTGGTAAATTTTGCCCGGATATAGAGTTTTGGATGTTCGTTCACTACTGCAGCAAGTACATTGATATGCTGGATACCGTTTTCATACtttgcaagaaaaaagaggatcaACTGTCGTTCTTGCACGTATATCATCACTGTACGATTGGTCTTATTTGGGGAATTTTGTTGAGAAACGGGCTTGCAAACGGGACGGCGTTTTTTGGGACTTGGATAAATTCTTTCGTTCATTTTTTGATGTATTCACACTACCTCTGGACATCTTTGGGGTATAGGAATCCGTTTAAATTTCTGTTAACCAAGATTCAAATGTTGCAGTTTTCTCTTTGTATTCTTCATGCTATTTTGGTCACGTTACTTGACACTCAGTTTACTTTAGGGTGGAACATGCTGCAATTATTGTACAATGCCTCACTTCTGGTTTTGTTTATAAATTTTTACATGAATTCGAGGGGAAAAGGTTGTGCTATAGAAAGAAAACCACAATGA